One part of the Engraulis encrasicolus isolate BLACKSEA-1 chromosome 17, IST_EnEncr_1.0, whole genome shotgun sequence genome encodes these proteins:
- the socs3b gene encoding suppressor of cytokine signaling 3b codes for MVTHSRFDFSSSSSFFLPAMSSSPVAECGGGQRRLAPPPPLARHHHHPHHPHHRYKTFSSRLQYQLVLAALRKLKESGFYWSAMGGKEASALLSAEPAGTFLVRDSSDHRHFFTLSVKTASGTKNLRIQCDACSFYLQTDPHDAQRVPHFDCVLKLIHHYMPPAVSASASPSSAEPYSAAGGSGGSSSSSSSGGSRTGGASSSALVDCGREVAVGSSAGSGSSGGSSSSSSMYFIYSGGEKVPLELLRPLSCTMSTLQHLCRKTVNGHLDMTPNKRDQLPQTLQEFLEEYDAPI; via the coding sequence ATGGTAACCCACAGCAGGTTtgacttctcctcctcttcctccttcttcctcccggCGATGAGCAGCAGTCCTGTGGCGGAGTGCGGAGGAGGCCAGCGGCGCCTAGCCCCCCCACCGCCGCTggcacgccaccaccaccatccccaccatccccaccaccgcTACAAGACCTTCAGCTCGCGCCTGCAGTACCAGCTGGTGCTGGCGGCCCTGCGCAAGCTGAAGGAGAGCGGCTTCTACTGGAGCGCCATGGGCGGCAAGGAGGCCAGCGCGCTGCTGAGCGCCGAGCCCGCCGGCACCTTCCTGGTGCGCGACAGCTCCGACCACCGCCACTTCTTCACGCTCAGCGTCAAGACGGCGTCCGGCACCAAGAACCTGCGCATCCAGTGCGACGCCTGCTCCTTCTACCTGCAGACGGACCCGCACGACGCCCAGCGCGTGCCCCACTTCGACTGCGTGCTCAAGCTCATCCACCACTACATGCCTCCCGCCGTCTCCGCCTCCGCTTCACCTAGCAGCGCTGAGCCCTACTCAGCAGCAGGTGGTAGTGgaggcagtagcagcagcagcagcagtggcggcagcaGAACAGGGGGTGCTAGTTCCTCTGCCCTGGTGGATTGTGGGAGGGAGGTGGCGGTAGGAAGTTCGGCCGGCTCGGGCAGCTcgggtggcagcagcagcagtagcagtatgtACTTCATCTACTCAGGAGGAGAGAAGGTTCCCCTGGAGCTCCTGCGGCCTCTCTCCTGCACCATGTCCACACTGCAGCACCTGTGCCGCAAGACCGTCAACGGACACCTGGACATGACGCCCAACAAGCGGGACCAGCTCCCACAGACTCTGCAGGAGTTCCTCGAGGAGTACGATGCACCCATTTGA